The Pirellulimonas nuda genome includes a region encoding these proteins:
- the tnpB gene encoding IS66 family insertion sequence element accessory protein TnpB (TnpB, as the term is used for proteins encoded by IS66 family insertion elements, is considered an accessory protein, since TnpC, encoded by a neighboring gene, is a DDE family transposase.) has translation MARLTCGRRFDGLQGLVGGVLEQGPLSGHLFLFVNRRRDKPKILYWHGDGLALSYKRMEAGTFQLPQMAAEARERPIVHPARP, from the coding sequence GTGGCCCGACTGACATGCGGAAGAAGGTTCGACGGCCTGCAGGGCCTGGTGGGCGGGGTACTGGAGCAAGGCCCCCTCTCGGGTCATCTATTCCTGTTCGTCAACCGCCGCCGCGACAAGCCGAAGATATTGTACTGGCACGGCGACGGCTTGGCGTTATCGTACAAGCGGATGGAAGCGGGGACTTTTCAGCTGCCGCAAATGGCCGCCGAAGCTCGGGAGCGCCCGATCGTTCATCCCGCGCGCCCTTAG
- a CDS encoding transposase — MCLDKGYDSRPLRARLQRRHYTLHLKSRGQEQREKRTRGKRARRLVVQRVASWLNRYRRILVRWEKKVENYQSLLHLVFAHILWRSS, encoded by the coding sequence CTGTGTCTCGACAAGGGGTACGACTCGCGACCCCTCCGTGCTCGGCTTCAACGCCGCCACTACACGCTCCACCTCAAGTCTCGCGGGCAGGAGCAGCGCGAGAAACGCACGCGCGGCAAACGGGCCCGACGCCTGGTCGTCCAGCGTGTCGCCTCGTGGCTCAACCGTTACCGCCGCATCCTCGTGCGCTGGGAAAAGAAGGTCGAAAACTACCAATCGCTGCTCCATCTTGTCTTCGCTCACATCCTCTGGCGCAGTTCATGA
- a CDS encoding IS3 family transposase encodes MRVRHSVPNPVSSSDHVPGTDTTTPSIPDKKSVDYFRPQRVTEVYAAMEAIVAINAASVQEACGILGVSRSAYYAWRRAEPTTRDEQDSELLPLVRTVFQKHSRRYGARRIAAELSDMGHACGRRRVAKLLEMQGLRAIQPKSYKPRTTESRHRLGYSPNLLLEAEQPTSINQLWVGDITYVPIVGGVFSYLATLMDRFSRRIVGWELGQDMTEQLVLAALTAAIRSRGPGAGLIHHTDRGGQYAGAEYRAVLRRAEMRQSMSRAGDCYDNAFMESCFGTFKTELEMTEYQDHAEARGEIANYVAYYNLERKHSALSYLSPHQFENIKRPAN; translated from the coding sequence ATTAGAGTCCGACATTCCGTCCCAAACCCGGTCTCATCATCGGACCACGTTCCTGGGACAGACACAACTACTCCATCCATACCCGATAAAAAAAGCGTTGATTATTTTCGGCCGCAACGAGTAACGGAGGTCTACGCCGCCATGGAAGCGATCGTCGCTATCAACGCCGCGTCGGTGCAGGAGGCCTGCGGCATCTTGGGCGTGAGCCGCAGCGCGTACTACGCTTGGCGTCGGGCCGAGCCGACAACACGTGACGAGCAGGACTCGGAACTGCTGCCCTTGGTGCGTACGGTCTTCCAGAAGCACAGCCGCCGCTACGGGGCGCGTCGGATCGCCGCGGAGCTCAGCGACATGGGCCACGCGTGCGGCCGGCGTCGCGTCGCGAAGCTACTGGAGATGCAGGGCCTGCGGGCAATCCAGCCGAAGTCCTACAAGCCCCGCACCACCGAGAGCCGCCACCGCTTGGGCTACAGCCCCAACCTACTCTTGGAGGCCGAGCAGCCAACGAGCATCAACCAACTATGGGTGGGAGATATTACCTACGTGCCGATCGTCGGCGGGGTGTTCAGCTACCTGGCGACACTGATGGACCGTTTTTCGCGGCGCATCGTCGGCTGGGAACTCGGCCAAGACATGACCGAACAACTCGTGCTGGCGGCGCTTACCGCGGCGATCCGCTCACGCGGCCCGGGCGCTGGGCTGATCCACCACACCGATCGGGGCGGCCAGTACGCGGGCGCCGAGTACCGGGCCGTGCTGCGACGCGCCGAGATGCGTCAGAGCATGAGCCGCGCCGGAGACTGCTACGACAACGCCTTCATGGAATCTTGCTTCGGGACCTTCAAGACCGAACTCGAAATGACCGAGTACCAAGACCATGCCGAGGCGCGTGGCGAGATCGCCAACTACGTCGCTTACTACAACCTCGAAAGAAAGCACTCCGCTCTCAGCTACCTCTCTCCCCACCAATTCGAGAACATCAAACGGCCAGCCAATTAA
- a CDS encoding IS110 family RNA-guided transposase: MKRFIGLDVHKAVVEVCVIDEKGERVFRRRIDCTREALLRFAEELTGEDSVALEVTTNAWAVADLLRPFVGRIVVSNPMKTKAIAEAKVKTDKVDAEVLAQLLRCDYLPSVWVPDDVTRTLRQLTGRRERLVAERTRLKNRIQSVLASILVPVPVKTLFCQVGLRWLAGCGLPAELRALVESDLRLIAVVDQEIDALEATLRQQAWGLPRVRLLMTVPGMDYCVALSLIAALGDLSRFEDGEHAASYLGLTPSVKQSAATCHYGPITKRGNSHARWLLTQAAQNMARQPGPLGVFFRRLAKRKCWNVAVCATARKLVGVAWLMLKNNEPYRYANPTTTQRKLSRLRVAVTGELRKPEHKGRRPGVKNGANPPSRLEPSLQRVCEQEGLPPVHGFEQLPAGEQQVLRTLGVIDFVQQINQDRRSPRKSPTRARN, translated from the coding sequence ATGAAGCGGTTCATTGGGCTCGACGTCCACAAGGCGGTCGTCGAGGTGTGCGTCATCGACGAGAAGGGGGAGCGGGTCTTTCGCCGCCGGATCGATTGCACGCGGGAGGCCTTGCTTCGGTTCGCCGAGGAGCTCACCGGCGAGGACAGCGTGGCGTTGGAAGTGACGACCAACGCTTGGGCCGTGGCAGACCTGCTCCGGCCGTTTGTCGGTCGGATTGTTGTCAGCAACCCGATGAAGACCAAGGCGATCGCCGAGGCGAAGGTCAAGACCGATAAGGTTGACGCCGAAGTGCTGGCGCAGCTCCTGCGGTGCGACTACCTGCCCAGTGTTTGGGTGCCGGATGACGTGACGAGGACGCTCCGCCAGCTCACCGGCCGGCGCGAACGGCTCGTAGCCGAGCGAACGCGTCTGAAGAACCGCATCCAGAGCGTTCTGGCCAGCATCCTTGTACCGGTTCCGGTGAAGACGCTGTTCTGCCAGGTCGGATTGCGGTGGCTGGCCGGCTGTGGCTTGCCTGCAGAACTACGAGCGCTCGTCGAATCGGACCTGCGGCTGATCGCTGTTGTCGATCAGGAGATCGATGCCTTGGAGGCGACGCTCCGCCAACAGGCGTGGGGCCTGCCGCGCGTCCGGCTGCTGATGACGGTCCCGGGGATGGACTACTGCGTCGCTCTTTCGCTGATCGCCGCCCTGGGAGACTTGTCTCGGTTCGAGGACGGTGAGCACGCCGCCAGCTACCTGGGCCTAACACCCTCGGTCAAGCAGTCGGCGGCCACATGCCACTATGGTCCGATCACGAAGCGCGGGAACTCCCACGCTCGGTGGTTGCTTACCCAGGCGGCCCAGAATATGGCCCGGCAGCCGGGTCCGCTGGGGGTCTTCTTCCGCCGACTCGCGAAACGGAAGTGCTGGAATGTGGCGGTCTGCGCGACCGCTCGGAAGCTGGTCGGCGTCGCATGGCTGATGCTCAAGAACAACGAGCCCTACCGCTACGCGAACCCGACGACCACCCAGAGGAAACTCTCTCGCCTCCGGGTCGCCGTGACCGGCGAGCTGCGGAAGCCTGAGCACAAAGGCCGTCGACCGGGGGTCAAGAACGGCGCCAACCCTCCTTCCCGCTTGGAACCGTCGCTGCAGCGCGTATGCGAGCAGGAAGGGTTGCCGCCGGTTCACGGATTCGAGCAGCTGCCGGCCGGCGAACAACAGGTGCTGCGGACGCTGGGCGTCATCGACTTCGTCCAGCAGATCAACCAAGATCGGCGGTCACCGCGAAAATCTCCCACTCGTGCCAGGAACTAA
- a CDS encoding transposase has product MPRKKPQPTKPGRRVFTPEFKQEAVQMLLDGHTAGSVAERLGVSHANVLYRWKREQLAESGPVAGALETRVRELEVELRRVERERDVLPLDRSTPRQGVVTVGIEIRTGRLHDGVKLNAAAQNRRSG; this is encoded by the coding sequence ATGCCACGCAAGAAGCCACAGCCGACGAAGCCGGGACGCCGCGTATTCACGCCGGAGTTCAAGCAGGAAGCGGTGCAGATGCTGCTGGACGGTCACACGGCCGGTTCGGTCGCCGAGCGCCTGGGGGTGTCGCACGCTAACGTGCTGTACCGCTGGAAGCGTGAGCAGCTCGCCGAGAGCGGACCTGTGGCGGGCGCCTTGGAAACGCGTGTCCGTGAGCTAGAGGTCGAGCTGCGTCGGGTCGAGCGTGAGCGGGACGTGTTACCTCTGGATCGGTCAACTCCTCGGCAAGGTGTTGTCACGGTCGGGATTGAGATTCGGACAGGACGTCTCCACGACGGAGTGAAGCTCAACGCGGCAGCGCAGAACAGGAGAAGTGGTTAG
- the tnpA gene encoding IS200/IS605 family transposase: protein MENYRTGAHSRFDIKYHLVWVTKYRKQVLSGAVGTRVRDLVREVCRTNDIEILQGSVSLDHVHVLLSCPPTLSPSKIMQSIKGKTSRKLMMEFKHIERRFWGRHLWARGYFVATSGNVTDEAIAAYIRGQDGAEPSDGDDRFQVTPPS, encoded by the coding sequence ATGGAGAACTACCGCACGGGTGCGCATAGCCGCTTTGACATCAAGTATCACTTGGTGTGGGTGACGAAGTACCGGAAGCAGGTCCTTTCGGGTGCAGTAGGCACACGGGTTCGGGACTTGGTGCGTGAGGTCTGCCGGACCAATGACATCGAGATTCTGCAGGGGTCGGTGTCGCTCGATCACGTGCACGTATTGCTGTCGTGCCCGCCGACACTCTCGCCGAGCAAGATTATGCAGTCCATCAAGGGGAAGACGTCGCGGAAGCTGATGATGGAGTTCAAGCACATTGAGAGGCGGTTCTGGGGTCGGCATCTGTGGGCGCGGGGCTACTTCGTGGCGACCAGCGGTAACGTGACCGACGAGGCTATCGCGGCGTACATCCGCGGGCAGGACGGCGCCGAACCAAGCGATGGTGACGACCGATTCCAAGTTACTCCACCATCGTGA
- a CDS encoding carbon storage regulator — protein sequence MVIIERTVGESIRVQGALIHIEQIVGDAVRLGVEADRSISVHRGEVYDAIQRSIAPAGPEG from the coding sequence ATGGTGATCATCGAGCGGACGGTTGGGGAGTCCATCCGCGTACAGGGCGCCCTCATCCACATCGAGCAGATCGTCGGCGACGCCGTGCGTCTGGGGGTGGAGGCAGACCGGAGCATTTCGGTGCACCGTGGCGAGGTTTACGATGCGATCCAGCGGAGCATCGCCCCTGCCGGTCCTGAGGGATGA
- a CDS encoding HEAT repeat domain-containing protein encodes MNNAFSVSPRLAELLDQLGALGSHESRGARSSEGEAAGRGSYDRKWAALVDQPEPRLSLWPVERLIAKLDDPDRQIADAAAHVIATQFQAIAIPLLRGTLGEGGEGDARRVGLLHQLDPRRAGPVLADAIRSGPMEVRLAAIERLANFSGGAGVLEELASSEGAEVRSAAAAAIAQRGDGPCRPPAVQGFRFEEDERGELVAVRTAGPHDPLPEPSSDEVIGEARDRLAAITSAGTRYRGVYAQHAAGLTRLFQALRGREQESAVEAFLLEAFDRREAMPVELDGFRAPDAQGHLVERMACGGPALRNALVAALPNQLPPYVPLIVHVAFQSWDPAEVYDAFHTYLRQADRASRSDYCTYVIQQLAMGAFSARTPNGANALLWRRFADCFDPRWLDLAVELELRVLLATLARPGHAEGSHALLKYLDECALHDEHRADAGQLAAVMRHIGHPSAGDAERMVSSPEWRGGFYAFVGSQQHRG; translated from the coding sequence TTGAACAACGCCTTCTCGGTGTCGCCGCGGCTCGCCGAGCTGCTCGATCAGCTCGGTGCTCTGGGCAGCCACGAAAGCCGTGGCGCGCGTTCCTCGGAGGGCGAGGCCGCCGGTCGTGGCTCCTACGACCGCAAGTGGGCCGCCCTGGTCGATCAGCCAGAACCGCGGCTTTCGCTCTGGCCCGTGGAGCGTCTGATCGCCAAGCTCGACGACCCCGATCGGCAGATCGCTGACGCCGCCGCGCACGTGATCGCAACTCAGTTCCAGGCGATCGCGATCCCCCTGCTACGCGGGACGCTCGGCGAGGGTGGCGAGGGGGACGCCCGCCGGGTCGGCCTGCTGCACCAGCTCGATCCCCGCCGCGCGGGGCCGGTCCTGGCCGACGCGATCCGTTCGGGCCCGATGGAGGTCCGCCTGGCCGCGATCGAACGCCTGGCCAATTTCTCAGGCGGCGCTGGGGTCCTTGAAGAGCTTGCTAGTTCCGAGGGCGCCGAGGTACGCAGCGCCGCGGCAGCGGCGATCGCCCAACGCGGTGACGGTCCGTGTCGCCCGCCCGCGGTCCAAGGCTTCCGCTTCGAGGAGGACGAACGTGGTGAGCTCGTGGCGGTGCGGACCGCCGGCCCACACGACCCGCTCCCGGAACCCAGCAGCGACGAAGTGATCGGCGAGGCGCGCGACCGTCTCGCGGCGATCACCTCCGCCGGCACCCGGTACCGTGGGGTCTACGCGCAACACGCCGCGGGGCTGACGCGTCTTTTCCAGGCGCTGCGTGGGCGGGAGCAGGAATCGGCGGTCGAGGCCTTCTTGTTGGAGGCCTTCGATCGACGCGAGGCCATGCCGGTCGAGTTGGACGGTTTTAGGGCGCCCGACGCCCAGGGGCATCTCGTCGAACGCATGGCCTGCGGTGGACCGGCGCTGCGGAACGCGCTGGTGGCGGCGTTGCCAAACCAGCTCCCTCCCTACGTTCCTCTCATTGTCCATGTCGCGTTTCAGAGCTGGGACCCTGCGGAAGTCTACGACGCGTTCCACACCTACCTGCGCCAAGCCGACCGCGCTTCGCGCAGCGACTATTGCACGTACGTAATCCAGCAGCTGGCCATGGGCGCCTTTTCTGCTCGTACGCCCAACGGCGCCAACGCGCTGCTTTGGCGCCGGTTCGCGGATTGCTTTGACCCGCGCTGGCTCGACCTTGCGGTCGAACTGGAGCTGCGTGTGCTGCTGGCGACCCTCGCTCGGCCGGGGCACGCCGAGGGGAGTCATGCGCTGCTGAAGTACCTTGATGAGTGCGCGCTCCACGACGAGCACCGCGCCGACGCCGGCCAGCTCGCCGCGGTGATGCGTCACATCGGCCACCCGTCGGCGGGTGACGCCGAGCGGATGGTGTCGTCGCCCGAATGGCGGGGAGGGTTCTATGCGTTCGTTGGATCGCAGCAGCATCGAGGGTAG